From the genome of Podospora pseudoanserina strain CBS 124.78 chromosome 7 map unlocalized CBS124.78p_7.2, whole genome shotgun sequence, one region includes:
- the CAB5 gene encoding Dephospho-CoA kinase cab5 (COG:H; EggNog:ENOG503NWXJ; BUSCO:EOG09264E6Z), whose amino-acid sequence MLLIGLTGSIATGKSTVSSLLSQPPYNLPIIDADLIARQVVEPGTPGYNAIVKHFLPSTPDLLVPVSEDMPENGPNGKGRPLNRPALGRRVFGTSPERAKDRGVLNGIVHPAVRKAMFWAVVREYVKGKRAVVLDVPLLFESKLDRYVGQVMVVGVRDEEVQMERLMRRDGHLSREDAENRVRSQGGVMKKVERAAFGGGVVVWNDGDKDDLKRELRRVMEEVERGSPRWWGWVLWVCPPLALVVGGWGLWRNWRGEREWEERERRERAKL is encoded by the coding sequence ATGCTGCTCATAGGCCTCACGGGCTCGATAGCCACGGGCAAATCAACCGTTTCCTCCCTTTTATCGCAGCCACCctacaacctccccatcatcgacgcCGACCTGATCGCCCGCCAGGTCGTCGAGCCGGGCACGCCGGGTTACAATGCCATTGTGAAGCacttcctccccagcacACCCGACTTACTCGTCCCCGTGTCAGAGGACATGCCGGAGAATGGACCAAACGGAAAAGGCCGCCCGTTGAACCGACCTGCGCtcgggaggagggttttcGGTACTAGTCCGGAGAGGGCGAAGGACAGGGGGGTGCTGAACGGGATTGTGCACCCTGCTGTGAGGAAGGCCATGTTTTGggctgtggtgagggagtaTGTCAAAGGGAaaagggcggtggtgttggatgtGCCGTTGTTGTTTGAGAGTAAGCTTGATCGGTATGTGGGACAGGTTATGGTTGTTGGGGTaagggatgaggaggttcagatggagaggttgatgaggcggGATGGGCATTTGAGCAGGGAGGATGCGGAGAATCGGGTTAGGAGTcaggggggggtgatgaaaAAGGTTGAGAGGGCggcttttggtgggggggtggtggtttggaatGATGGGGATAAGGACGATCTGaagagggagttgaggagggttatggaggaggtggagagggggagcccgaggtggtgggggtgggttttgtgGGTTTGTCCTCCGTTGGcgttggttgttggggggtgggggttgtggaggaattggaggggggagagggagtgggaggagagggagaggagggagagggctaAGCTgtag
- a CDS encoding uncharacterized protein (EggNog:ENOG503PEX9) — protein sequence MCLPCWPITKTTHERGSNQRSNPQRYHWHWSRTRNMWILRDTFKTRQMILNGRWPSEMGRAGRWIEKMELLGAEIISLKRKPDGYDEGTGAARQPMGAAPAPAVGLIPHKRARFDLDFPPHPQASPFTSKMKSEQDDQNGSNGARPTTPLRSMRAFPAAPPVLNPNGIHFQPQLPSTQFGPMTQTYIPRRDPPSMAYFAGPAAGFPQVTGQDTPLCQMGGYALQGGYMMGPQGPVVLSPAGVTMPAMPGAGMPAMGMFGPQGGPIPPSFPGAGIAYSRMQPGMNPLMQMPNGHCHQAFPGSPTPGAQPPHVHFEPALSIGLTQSERLAADIEHAKQEGCFEPQDFMPANRDPYKEWWVEEVDGHWGLYQRRQIDRLKHKWYVRDGWFYAKRLEAPPDV from the exons ATGTGCCTCCCCTGCTGGCCAATCACCAAGACAACCCACGAACGCGGGAGCAACCAGCGTAGCAATCCCCAACGCTACCACTGGCACTGGAGCCGCACCAGAAACATGTGGATTCTTCGAGATACG TTCAAGACGCGGCAGATGATTTTGAACGGGAGATGGCCATCAGAGATGGGGAGAGCGGGGAGGTGGATCGAAAAAATGGAATTATTGGGGGCGGAGATTATCAGCCTCAAACGCAAACCAGATGGGTACGATGAGGGCACAGGTGCGGCCCGGCAGCCTATGGGAGCAGCTCCTGCCCCAGCTGTCGGCTTGATTCCTCATAAAAGGGCTCGCTTCGACCTCGATTTCCCACCCCATCCGCAGGCGAGTCCTTTTACCAGCAAGATGAAGTCGGAACAAGATGACCAGAACGGCAGCAATGGCGCCAGGCCGACCACCCCTCTACGCTCAATGCGTGCCTTCCCGGCTGCCCCTCCTGTCCTGAACCCCAATGGGATTCACTTTCAGCCCCAGCTGCCCTCCACCCAGTTTGGACCTATGACCCAGACGTACATCCCTCGTCGGGATCCCCCTAGCATGGCTTATTTCGCTGGCCCGGCTGCTGGTTTTCCTCAG GTCACCGGTCAAGACACTCCCTTGTGCCAGATGGGTGGTTACGCCCTCCAAGGAGGCTACATGATGGGTCCTCAGGGACCTGTGGTGTTGTCCCCCGCCGGCGTCACCATGCCCGCCATGCCCGGCGCTGGTATGCCTGCCATGGGCATGTTTGGCCCTCAAGGTGGTCCCATTCCGCCCAGCTTCCCCGGCGCCGGCATTGCCTACTCTCGGATGCAGCCTGGCATGAATCCGTTGATGCAGATGCCGAACGGTCACTGCCACCAAGCTTTCCCTGGTAGCCCAACTCCTGGTGCGCAGCCTCCTCACGTCCACTTTGAGCCTGCCTTGAGCATTGGCCTCACTCAGAGCGAGCGATTGGCTGCTGACATTGAGCATGCCAAGCAGGAGGGATGTTTCGAGCCTCAGGACTTTATGCCGGCCAACAGGGACCCGTACAAGgagtggtgggtggaggaggtggatggccATTGGGGTCTCTACCAGCGCCGTCAGATTGATCGGCTCAAGCACAAGTGGTATGTGAGGGATGGTTGGTTTTATGCCAAGCGTCTTGAGGCTCCTCCTGATGTCTAG